Proteins encoded together in one Streptomyces sp. B1I3 window:
- a CDS encoding amino acid deaminase/aldolase → MTARAADRTRYDRATAHLDAPVAVVDLEAFDANADDLVRRAGGKPIRVASKSVRCRALLERVLARPGFTGIMSFTLAESLWLAKSGFGDVLLAYPSADRAAYAELAADPELAAAVTVMVDDHAQLELIDAARAGGTEEIRVCLELDTSLRLLGGRVRVGALRSPLRSPAQLADLARSVGRRPGFRLVGLMAYEGHVAGVGDKVAGRPLRSRAVRLMQAAARRELTARRAEVVRAVRSVAPDLEFVNGGGTGSVQHTAAEAAVTEIAAGSGLYVPRLFDNYTSFTGRPAALFAQPVVRRPGVGVVTVLGGGYPASGAAGADRLPVPYLPHGLRYDAQEGPGEVQTPLLGAPADDLLIGDKVWFRHAKAGELCERFDELRLIEGDRITATVPTYRGEGRTFL, encoded by the coding sequence ATGACTGCCCGCGCCGCCGACCGGACCCGTTACGACCGGGCCACCGCCCATCTCGACGCCCCCGTGGCCGTCGTGGACCTGGAAGCCTTCGACGCCAACGCCGACGACCTGGTGCGGCGGGCCGGCGGGAAGCCGATCCGGGTGGCGAGCAAGTCGGTGCGCTGCCGCGCCCTGCTGGAGCGGGTGCTCGCGCGGCCCGGGTTCACCGGGATCATGTCGTTCACCCTCGCCGAGTCATTGTGGCTGGCCAAATCCGGTTTCGGCGACGTCCTTCTCGCCTATCCGTCGGCCGACCGGGCGGCGTACGCCGAACTGGCGGCCGACCCCGAGCTGGCGGCGGCCGTGACCGTGATGGTGGACGACCACGCGCAGCTGGAACTGATCGACGCGGCACGGGCCGGCGGAACCGAGGAGATCCGGGTCTGCCTCGAGCTGGACACCTCCCTGCGGCTGCTCGGTGGCCGGGTGAGGGTCGGCGCCCTGCGCTCCCCCCTGCGCTCCCCCGCCCAACTGGCCGACCTGGCCCGCTCGGTGGGCCGCAGGCCGGGATTCCGGTTGGTGGGGCTGATGGCGTACGAGGGTCATGTGGCCGGTGTCGGGGACAAGGTGGCGGGCCGGCCGCTGCGCTCCCGGGCGGTCCGGCTGATGCAGGCGGCGGCCCGCCGGGAGCTGACGGCCCGGCGGGCGGAGGTCGTGCGGGCGGTGCGGTCGGTGGCGCCGGACCTGGAGTTCGTGAACGGGGGCGGCACCGGCAGTGTGCAGCACACCGCCGCCGAGGCCGCGGTGACGGAGATCGCGGCCGGGTCGGGGCTGTACGTGCCGCGGCTGTTCGACAACTACACGTCGTTCACGGGCCGTCCGGCGGCGTTGTTCGCCCAGCCCGTGGTCCGGCGGCCCGGCGTGGGTGTGGTGACCGTGCTCGGCGGCGGCTATCCGGCGTCCGGGGCCGCGGGCGCGGACCGGCTCCCGGTCCCGTATCTGCCCCACGGGCTGCGCTACGACGCGCAGGAGGGACCGGGAGAGGTGCAGACACCTCTGCTCGGCGCCCCGGCCGACGACCTGCTGATCGGGGACAAGGTGTGGTTCCGGCACGCCAAGGCCGGTGAGCTGTGCGAGCGCTTCGACGAGCTGCGGCTGATCGAGGGCGACCGGATCACGGCCACCGTCCCGACGTACCGGGGCGAGGGCCGTACGTTCCTGTGA
- a CDS encoding DUF1844 domain-containing protein, translating into MSDATPPSTETPGFDDMARDIAEVPAVEVIVTVAVNLMSAAAVKLGLTEEGEQHKDLDEARKLVQALAGLLDASATEISTFHASPLRDGLKSLQLAFREASLVPDEPGQGPGEKYTGPVYG; encoded by the coding sequence ATGAGCGACGCGACCCCTCCCAGCACCGAGACCCCCGGCTTCGACGACATGGCCCGCGACATCGCGGAGGTCCCCGCGGTCGAGGTGATCGTGACCGTCGCGGTCAATCTGATGAGCGCGGCCGCCGTGAAGCTCGGCCTGACCGAGGAGGGCGAGCAGCACAAGGACCTCGACGAGGCCCGCAAGCTGGTCCAGGCGCTCGCCGGGCTGCTCGACGCGAGCGCCACGGAGATCAGCACGTTCCACGCCTCGCCTCTGCGCGACGGCCTGAAGTCGCTCCAGCTGGCGTTCCGCGAGGCTTCGCTGGTACCGGACGAACCGGGACAGGGCCCCGGCGAGAAGTACACCGGCCCCGTCTACGGCTAG
- a CDS encoding DUF2510 domain-containing protein: MSDAPPPGWYPDVNMPGTERWWDGAAWTGHIRSSAAQVPAVPGPQSGPRVSGAPGGRAGATTVAAVTAAVLATVAVAVTGITVSGDDGGAKPGSAPTTSAPRPTATATPNAAAPSPQDGPVDDPKVLTDQLDGITLRVPEGWEKPESTLDDASTMRTTGSYTCPGDSGSFCYHGTVTVRTASGTDLDSMKALAEEDIGTAADRAYGENTVGDLVHGGIRSHKKLTSASVSVAGRTGHLVRWQVTTGRGAGGYVESLVFPSAVGSETPVIVRFAFDAGRKELPLSLMDTITRGIRPIGDSATGGGVGSTVGP; the protein is encoded by the coding sequence ATGAGCGACGCGCCCCCGCCCGGCTGGTACCCGGACGTGAACATGCCCGGCACCGAACGCTGGTGGGACGGCGCGGCCTGGACAGGGCACATCCGGTCGTCCGCCGCCCAGGTGCCCGCGGTGCCCGGGCCGCAGTCCGGTCCCCGGGTGTCCGGGGCGCCCGGCGGCCGGGCCGGGGCCACGACGGTGGCCGCGGTCACCGCGGCCGTCCTGGCGACCGTCGCCGTCGCCGTCACCGGGATCACGGTCTCGGGCGACGACGGAGGGGCGAAACCGGGCTCGGCGCCCACCACCTCCGCCCCGCGGCCCACCGCCACGGCCACCCCGAACGCCGCCGCCCCGTCACCGCAGGACGGGCCGGTGGACGATCCGAAGGTGCTGACCGACCAGCTCGACGGCATCACGCTGCGCGTCCCCGAGGGCTGGGAGAAGCCGGAGAGCACCCTCGACGACGCCTCGACGATGCGTACGACCGGGTCCTACACCTGCCCCGGCGACTCCGGAAGCTTCTGTTACCACGGCACGGTCACCGTCCGGACGGCGAGCGGCACCGACCTCGATTCCATGAAGGCGCTGGCCGAGGAGGACATCGGCACCGCCGCCGACCGGGCCTACGGCGAGAACACCGTCGGCGACCTCGTCCACGGCGGCATCAGGTCCCACAAGAAACTGACGTCCGCGTCCGTGAGCGTGGCCGGGCGCACCGGACACCTCGTGCGGTGGCAGGTCACCACGGGCCGGGGCGCGGGCGGATACGTGGAGTCGCTCGTCTTCCCCTCCGCGGTCGGCAGTGAGACGCCGGTCATCGTGCGCTTCGCCTTCGACGCGGGCCGCAAGGAGCTGCCGCTCTCCCTCATGGACACCATCACCCGCGGCATCCGCCCGATCGGTGACAGCGCCACCGGTGGCGGCGTCGGCAGTACCGTCGGCCCCTGA
- a CDS encoding RNA methyltransferase: MGTPELISARSPRVAAARRLARRNFRGKERRFIAEGPQAVREAAAHRGGDGQPTLTELFATVEAAERYAAIVDAARAAGARVHLADADVLAEVSQTVTPQGLIGVCRFLDSPFEDILAAKPTLVAVLAHVRDPGNAGTVLRCADAAGADAVVLTDASVDLYNPKSVRASVGSLFHLPVAVGVPVEQAVRGLRSAGVRILAADGAGADDLDDELDAGTMGGPTAWVFGNEAWGLPEETRALADAVVRVPIHGKAESLNLATAAAVCLYASARAQRPRHTA, translated from the coding sequence ATGGGCACCCCCGAACTGATCTCCGCGCGCTCTCCGCGCGTCGCCGCCGCACGCAGGCTGGCCCGGCGCAACTTCCGCGGCAAGGAGCGCAGGTTCATCGCCGAGGGCCCGCAGGCCGTACGGGAGGCCGCGGCACACCGGGGCGGCGACGGGCAGCCCACGCTCACCGAGCTCTTCGCCACAGTCGAGGCGGCCGAGCGGTACGCCGCCATCGTCGACGCGGCCCGTGCCGCGGGGGCCCGCGTGCACCTCGCCGACGCCGACGTCCTGGCCGAGGTGTCGCAGACGGTCACCCCGCAGGGCCTGATCGGCGTGTGCCGCTTCCTGGACTCGCCCTTCGAGGACATCCTCGCGGCGAAGCCCACCCTGGTCGCCGTCCTCGCCCACGTACGCGACCCCGGGAACGCCGGAACGGTGCTGCGCTGCGCCGACGCCGCGGGCGCGGACGCCGTCGTGCTCACCGACGCGTCCGTCGACCTCTACAACCCCAAGTCGGTCCGTGCCTCCGTCGGCTCGCTCTTCCACCTCCCGGTGGCCGTCGGCGTACCCGTCGAGCAGGCCGTACGGGGGCTGCGGAGCGCCGGTGTGCGCATCCTGGCAGCGGACGGCGCGGGCGCCGACGACCTCGACGACGAACTCGACGCGGGCACGATGGGAGGACCCACCGCCTGGGTGTTCGGCAACGAGGCCTGGGGTCTGCCCGAGGAGACGCGGGCGCTGGCCGACGCCGTGGTCCGGGTCCCGATCCACGGAAAGGCGGAAAGCCTCAATCTCGCCACCGCCGCCGCCGTCTGCCTCTACGCCTCCGCACGGGCCCAGCGCCCGCGGCACACCGCCTGA
- the rpmI gene encoding 50S ribosomal protein L35 yields MPKNKTHSGASKRFKITGSGKVLREKAGKRHLLEHKSSKKTRSLTGTTVVAPADAKKIKKLLGK; encoded by the coding sequence ATGCCGAAGAACAAGACGCACAGCGGTGCCAGCAAGCGCTTCAAGATCACTGGATCGGGCAAGGTGCTCCGCGAGAAGGCCGGCAAGCGCCACCTGCTCGAGCACAAGTCGTCCAAGAAGACCCGCTCGCTGACCGGCACGACCGTCGTGGCTCCGGCCGACGCCAAGAAGATCAAGAAGCTTCTCGGCAAGTGA
- a CDS encoding 3-oxoacyl-ACP reductase, whose product MTTDTGNICRRLAGRTAVVTGAGSGIGLATARRLASEGAHVVCGDIDERAGAAAAHEAGGTFVRVDVTDPEQVEALFAAAYETYGSVDIAFNNAGISPPDDDSILTTGLEAWKRVQDVNLTSVYLCCKAALPYMRRQRRGSIINTASFVARMGAATSQISYTASKGGVLAMSRELGVQFAREGIRVNALCPGPVNTPLLQELFAKDPERAARRLVHIPAGRFAEATEIAAAVAFLASDDSSFVNATDFLVDGGISGAYVTPL is encoded by the coding sequence ATGACCACGGACACCGGGAACATCTGCCGCCGCCTGGCCGGCCGCACCGCCGTCGTCACCGGGGCGGGCAGCGGCATCGGCCTGGCCACCGCCCGCAGACTCGCGTCCGAAGGGGCCCACGTCGTCTGCGGCGACATCGACGAGCGTGCGGGCGCCGCGGCCGCCCACGAGGCGGGCGGCACCTTCGTACGCGTCGACGTCACCGACCCCGAGCAGGTCGAGGCGCTCTTCGCCGCCGCGTACGAGACCTACGGCTCCGTCGACATCGCCTTCAACAACGCCGGCATCTCACCGCCCGACGACGACTCGATCCTCACCACCGGCCTCGAAGCCTGGAAGCGTGTCCAGGACGTCAACCTCACCTCCGTCTACCTCTGCTGCAAGGCCGCCCTGCCGTACATGCGACGTCAGCGTCGCGGTTCCATCATCAACACCGCGTCGTTCGTGGCCCGGATGGGCGCGGCCACCTCCCAGATCTCCTACACCGCCTCCAAAGGCGGTGTGCTCGCCATGTCCCGCGAACTCGGCGTCCAGTTCGCCCGGGAGGGCATCCGGGTCAACGCCCTGTGCCCGGGACCGGTCAACACCCCGCTGCTGCAGGAGCTGTTCGCCAAGGACCCGGAGCGCGCCGCCCGCAGGCTCGTCCACATCCCTGCCGGCCGGTTCGCCGAGGCGACGGAGATCGCGGCGGCGGTCGCCTTCCTGGCGAGCGACGACTCCTCGTTCGTCAACGCCACGGACTTCCTCGTCGACGGCGGTATCTCGGGGGCGTACGTGACGCCGCTGTAG
- the rplT gene encoding 50S ribosomal protein L20: MARVKRAVNAHKKRRAILEAASGYRGQRSRLYRKAKEQVTHSLVYNYNDRKKRKGDFRQLWIQRINAAARQNGMTYNRLIQGLKAANIEVDRKILAELAVNDANAFAALVEVAQKALPSDVNAPKAA; encoded by the coding sequence GTGGCACGCGTCAAGCGGGCAGTAAACGCCCACAAGAAGCGCCGGGCGATCCTCGAGGCCGCCAGCGGTTACCGCGGTCAGCGTTCGCGCCTGTACCGCAAGGCCAAGGAGCAGGTCACCCACTCCCTGGTCTACAACTACAACGACCGCAAGAAGCGCAAGGGCGACTTCCGTCAGCTCTGGATCCAGCGCATCAACGCCGCTGCCCGCCAGAACGGCATGACGTACAACCGCCTCATCCAGGGTCTGAAGGCCGCCAACATCGAGGTGGACCGCAAGATCCTGGCCGAGCTCGCGGTCAACGACGCCAACGCGTTCGCCGCGCTCGTCGAGGTTGCCCAGAAGGCCCTCCCGAGCGACGTCAACGCCCCGAAGGCCGCCTGA
- a CDS encoding glutamine synthetase family protein, whose amino-acid sequence MADRTPPLRAERLRALVASGEIDTVVLAFPDMQGRLQGKRFAASFFLDEVLEHGTEGCNYLLAVDTDMNTVDGFAMSSWADGYGDFAMRPDLATLRRVPWHEGTAMVMADLAWEDGTPVVAAPRQILRRQLERLAAHGLTAHVGTELEFIVFKDTYEQAWDRNYRGLTPANQYNIDYSVLGTGRIEPLLRRIRNEMAAAGLTVESAKGECNPGQHEIVFRYDEALVTCDQHAVYKTGSKEIAAQEGVALTFMAKFNEREGNSCHIHLSLQDAGGQSVMAGEDGTMSPLMRHFLAGQLAALREFSLLYAPNINSYKRFQPGSFAPTAVAWGHDNRTCALRVVGHGRSMRFENRLPGGDVNPYLAVAGLVAAGLYGVERRLELPEACAGNAYTAGYERVPTTLREAADLWEHSEIARTAFGEETVAHYRNMARVELEAFDAAVTDWELRRSFERL is encoded by the coding sequence GTGGCAGACCGAACACCTCCGCTCCGGGCCGAGCGGCTGCGCGCGCTCGTCGCGAGCGGGGAGATCGACACCGTCGTCCTCGCCTTCCCCGACATGCAGGGCAGGCTCCAGGGCAAACGGTTCGCGGCGTCCTTCTTCCTGGACGAGGTGCTGGAGCACGGCACCGAGGGCTGCAACTACCTGCTCGCCGTCGACACGGACATGAACACCGTCGACGGATTCGCCATGTCCTCCTGGGCCGACGGCTACGGCGACTTCGCCATGCGCCCCGACCTCGCCACCCTGCGCCGCGTCCCCTGGCACGAGGGCACGGCGATGGTCATGGCCGACCTCGCCTGGGAGGACGGCACCCCGGTCGTCGCGGCGCCCCGCCAGATCCTCAGACGGCAGCTCGAGCGGCTCGCCGCCCACGGCCTGACCGCCCACGTCGGTACCGAACTCGAGTTCATCGTCTTCAAGGACACCTACGAACAGGCCTGGGACCGCAACTACCGCGGCCTCACCCCCGCCAACCAGTACAACATCGACTACTCCGTCCTCGGCACCGGCCGCATCGAGCCGCTGCTGCGCCGCATCCGCAACGAGATGGCGGCCGCCGGACTCACCGTCGAGTCCGCCAAGGGCGAGTGCAACCCGGGGCAGCACGAGATCGTGTTCCGGTACGACGAAGCGCTCGTCACCTGCGACCAGCACGCCGTCTACAAGACCGGCTCCAAGGAGATCGCCGCCCAGGAAGGCGTCGCCCTCACCTTCATGGCCAAGTTCAACGAGCGCGAGGGAAACTCCTGCCACATCCACCTCTCGCTCCAGGACGCCGGCGGCCAGAGCGTCATGGCGGGCGAGGACGGCACGATGTCGCCCCTGATGCGGCACTTCCTCGCCGGTCAGCTCGCCGCACTGCGGGAGTTCTCCCTGCTCTACGCGCCGAACATCAACTCCTACAAACGCTTCCAGCCGGGCTCCTTCGCCCCCACCGCCGTCGCCTGGGGCCACGACAACCGGACCTGCGCCCTGCGCGTCGTCGGACACGGCCGCTCCATGCGCTTCGAGAACCGGCTGCCCGGCGGAGACGTCAATCCGTACCTGGCGGTCGCCGGTCTCGTGGCCGCCGGGCTGTACGGCGTCGAGCGCCGGCTCGAGCTGCCCGAGGCGTGTGCGGGCAACGCCTACACCGCCGGATACGAGCGGGTGCCCACCACCCTGCGTGAAGCGGCCGACCTGTGGGAGCACAGCGAGATCGCCCGGACGGCCTTCGGCGAGGAGACGGTCGCGCACTACCGCAACATGGCGCGCGTCGAACTGGAGGCCTTCGACGCAGCGGTGACCGACTGGGAACTCCGCCGCTCCTTCGAACGCCTGTGA
- the mycP gene encoding type VII secretion-associated serine protease mycosin, with translation MTRPRRLRALTALATATAFTLLPALPAHADAIRDQQWGLEALHTERAWQTTQGEGITVAVLDTGVDRSHPDLAGQILPGKDLIGFGAGQGDSAWALHGTAMAGIIAGRGSGPGRDEGVLGVAPGAKILPVRVILESNDPSRTKARASRGTALAEGIRWATDHGADVINLSLGDDSKSAHPEPGEDAAVQYALSKGVSVVASAGNSGDKGDRVSYPAAYPGVIAVAAVDKYGTHAAFSTRRWYATVSAPGVDIVVANPDRHYYIEWGTSAASAFVSGAVALVRAAHPGLSPARIKTLLADTARNSPAGGRDDARGYGLVDPAAAIEAGAKLGPDGLSAASGSGAGYRKQYFGPGPTPKREDERPAGWLAPTAGGLGALLLAVAVVLWRGRNTAGRGNSASAAGIGGHR, from the coding sequence ATGACCCGCCCGCGACGGCTCCGCGCCCTCACCGCGCTGGCCACGGCCACCGCGTTCACGCTGCTCCCCGCCCTACCGGCCCACGCCGACGCCATCCGCGACCAGCAGTGGGGTCTGGAGGCCCTGCACACGGAGCGGGCCTGGCAGACCACCCAGGGCGAGGGCATCACCGTCGCCGTCCTGGACACCGGAGTCGACCGCAGCCACCCCGATCTCGCCGGTCAGATCCTCCCCGGCAAGGACCTCATCGGCTTCGGCGCCGGTCAGGGCGACAGCGCCTGGGCCCTGCACGGCACGGCGATGGCCGGCATCATCGCCGGCCGCGGCAGCGGCCCCGGCCGGGACGAGGGGGTGCTCGGCGTCGCTCCGGGAGCGAAGATCCTGCCCGTCCGGGTGATCCTCGAGTCCAACGATCCGTCCCGCACCAAGGCCCGCGCGTCGCGCGGCACCGCCCTCGCCGAGGGCATCCGCTGGGCCACCGACCATGGCGCCGACGTCATCAATCTCTCCCTCGGCGACGACAGCAAGTCCGCCCACCCGGAGCCCGGTGAGGACGCCGCCGTCCAGTACGCCCTGAGCAAGGGCGTCTCGGTCGTCGCCTCGGCGGGCAACAGCGGGGACAAGGGCGACCGCGTCTCCTACCCCGCCGCCTATCCGGGAGTGATCGCCGTCGCGGCCGTCGACAAGTACGGCACGCACGCCGCGTTCTCCACCCGCCGCTGGTACGCGACGGTCAGCGCACCGGGCGTCGACATCGTGGTCGCCAACCCCGACCGGCACTACTACATCGAGTGGGGCACCTCCGCGGCCTCCGCCTTCGTCTCAGGAGCCGTCGCCCTCGTGCGCGCCGCGCACCCGGGCCTGTCGCCCGCCCGGATCAAGACGCTGCTCGCGGACACCGCCCGCAACTCGCCCGCGGGCGGACGCGACGACGCCCGGGGCTACGGACTGGTCGACCCCGCGGCGGCGATCGAGGCCGGGGCGAAGCTGGGCCCCGACGGCCTGAGCGCCGCGTCAGGATCCGGGGCCGGCTACCGCAAGCAGTACTTCGGCCCCGGCCCCACCCCGAAACGGGAGGACGAGCGCCCGGCCGGCTGGCTGGCCCCGACGGCCGGAGGCCTCGGCGCCCTCCTGCTGGCCGTGGCCGTCGTGCTGTGGCGCGGCAGGAACACCGCCGGACGCGGGAACAGCGCCTCCGCGGCGGGCATCGGCGGGCATCGCTGA
- the infC gene encoding translation initiation factor IF-3, protein MSAEPRINDRIRVPEVRLVGPSGEQVGIVPLAKALELAQEYDLDLVEVAATARPPVCKLMDYGKFKYESAMKAREARKNQAHTVIKEMKLRPKIDPHDYDTKKGHVVRFLKQGDKVKITIMFRGREQSRPELGFRLLQRLASDVEDLGFIESSPKQDGRNMIMVLGPHKKKTEAMAEAREAQAARKAERQGSTHDAESDGDAAEAPAEAVEAPAETPSEA, encoded by the coding sequence ATCAGCGCCGAGCCCCGCATCAACGACCGGATTCGCGTTCCCGAGGTGCGACTTGTCGGTCCCAGCGGCGAGCAGGTCGGGATTGTCCCGCTTGCCAAGGCCCTTGAGCTCGCACAGGAGTACGACCTCGACCTGGTCGAGGTGGCGGCGACAGCCCGTCCCCCCGTGTGCAAGCTCATGGACTACGGGAAGTTCAAGTACGAGTCGGCCATGAAGGCCCGTGAGGCGCGCAAGAACCAGGCGCACACGGTCATCAAGGAAATGAAGCTCCGGCCGAAGATCGACCCGCACGACTACGACACCAAGAAGGGTCACGTCGTCCGGTTCCTCAAGCAGGGGGACAAGGTCAAGATCACGATCATGTTCCGCGGTCGTGAGCAGTCCCGCCCCGAGCTGGGCTTCCGACTGCTCCAGCGTCTCGCTTCGGATGTCGAGGACCTCGGCTTCATCGAGTCCAGCCCGAAGCAGGACGGCCGAAACATGATCATGGTTCTCGGCCCGCACAAGAAGAAGACCGAAGCGATGGCCGAAGCCCGTGAGGCCCAGGCCGCCCGCAAGGCGGAGCGTCAGGGTTCCACCCACGACGCCGAGTCCGATGGGGATGCCGCCGAGGCTCCGGCCGAAGCGGTCGAGGCTCCGGCCGAGACACCTTCCGAGGCGTGA
- a CDS encoding aldehyde dehydrogenase, whose translation MTTEHHVLNPATEELVATVPATSVNEVDTAVTRASAAQRTWAALAPADRARLLRRFAVLVDEHAERLARLEVTEAGHTLGNARWEAGNVRDLLDYAAGGAERLTGRQIPVPGGIDITFLEPLGVVGVIAPWNFPMPIAAWGVAPALAAGNAVLLKPAEATPLTALHLARLALDAGLPEHLFQVLPGAGDVTGNALVEHPGVAKIVFTGSTRVGKQIMARCAGQVKRLTLELGGKSPNIVFADADIEAAAAAAPMSFLDNTGQDCCARTRILVQRPVYDRFLELLAPAVASVVVGDPGDERTQMGPLISRTQLERVRAHVPEGAAGIRGTAPDGPGFWFPPTVLTDVGADAPVATEEVFGPVAVLLPFEDEADAVRLANATKYGLAGSLWTRDVGRALRVSQAVRAGNLSVNSHSAVRYWTPFGGFKQSGLGRELGPDALAAFTETKNVFIGTEV comes from the coding sequence GTGACCACCGAGCACCACGTCCTCAACCCGGCGACCGAGGAACTCGTCGCCACCGTCCCCGCCACCTCCGTCAACGAGGTCGACACCGCCGTCACCCGGGCCTCGGCCGCGCAGCGCACCTGGGCCGCCCTCGCCCCCGCCGACCGCGCCAGGCTGCTGCGCCGCTTCGCCGTCCTCGTCGACGAGCACGCCGAGCGGCTGGCCCGGCTCGAGGTCACCGAGGCGGGCCACACCCTGGGCAACGCCCGGTGGGAGGCGGGCAACGTCCGTGATCTGCTGGACTACGCGGCCGGGGGAGCGGAGCGGCTCACCGGACGGCAGATCCCCGTACCCGGCGGGATCGACATCACCTTCCTCGAACCCCTCGGGGTGGTCGGGGTGATCGCCCCGTGGAACTTCCCCATGCCGATCGCCGCCTGGGGCGTCGCCCCCGCCCTCGCGGCCGGCAACGCCGTCCTGCTGAAACCGGCCGAGGCCACCCCGCTCACCGCCCTCCACCTGGCCCGGCTCGCCCTCGACGCCGGCCTGCCCGAACACCTCTTCCAGGTGCTGCCCGGGGCCGGCGACGTCACGGGCAACGCCCTGGTCGAACACCCCGGCGTGGCCAAGATCGTCTTCACCGGGTCCACCCGCGTCGGCAAGCAGATCATGGCCCGGTGCGCCGGCCAGGTGAAGCGGCTGACCCTCGAACTCGGCGGCAAGAGCCCCAACATCGTCTTCGCCGACGCCGACATCGAGGCCGCCGCGGCCGCCGCCCCCATGTCCTTCCTGGACAACACGGGCCAGGACTGCTGCGCCCGCACCCGCATCCTGGTGCAGCGCCCGGTGTACGACCGCTTCCTGGAGCTCCTGGCCCCCGCCGTGGCCTCGGTCGTCGTCGGGGACCCCGGCGACGAGAGGACCCAGATGGGCCCGCTGATCTCCCGGACCCAGCTGGAGCGGGTCCGCGCCCACGTCCCCGAGGGCGCGGCCGGGATCCGGGGCACGGCCCCCGACGGCCCCGGCTTCTGGTTCCCGCCGACCGTCCTCACCGATGTCGGCGCGGACGCGCCCGTCGCCACCGAGGAGGTGTTCGGGCCGGTCGCCGTCCTGCTGCCCTTCGAGGACGAGGCCGACGCGGTCCGGCTGGCGAACGCCACCAAGTACGGCCTGGCCGGCTCGCTCTGGACCCGTGACGTGGGCCGCGCCCTGCGGGTCTCCCAGGCGGTGCGCGCCGGGAACCTGTCGGTCAACTCCCATTCCGCCGTCCGGTACTGGACCCCCTTCGGCGGCTTCAAGCAGTCCGGACTCGGCCGTGAACTGGGGCCCGACGCCCTCGCGGCCTTCACCGAAACCAAGAACGTCTTCATCGGCACGGAGGTCTGA
- a CDS encoding SseB family protein encodes MALKNIPDPGFSEDDGTAAPELTAALAAWAQDRTAVGPVLTALRGARLLVPVVAVLGEVEEDENGLRREKTSDMAVPTLQAGDRRALPAFTSTASLARWDPQARPVAVPLHQALQAAAHEKADTVVLDLAGPVAFELTGPALLALAENRTSADPLDDPAVVAAVREAVAAEPAVVRAHLGPGRADGTVALVLAPDAVPAEAVRRVAEALSASEVLRARLVRGIDLALLPAGAAAPGEPLFSR; translated from the coding sequence GTGGCGCTCAAGAACATCCCGGACCCCGGTTTCTCCGAAGACGACGGCACGGCCGCTCCCGAACTGACGGCGGCGCTCGCCGCCTGGGCGCAGGACCGTACGGCCGTCGGCCCGGTCCTGACGGCACTCCGCGGGGCCCGGCTGCTCGTGCCGGTCGTCGCCGTCCTCGGCGAGGTGGAGGAGGACGAGAACGGGCTGCGCCGCGAGAAGACCAGCGACATGGCCGTGCCGACCCTCCAGGCGGGGGACCGGCGCGCCCTGCCCGCCTTCACCTCCACCGCCTCGCTGGCCCGCTGGGACCCGCAGGCCCGGCCCGTCGCCGTACCCCTGCACCAGGCCCTGCAGGCAGCCGCCCACGAGAAGGCGGACACCGTGGTGCTCGACCTCGCGGGTCCAGTCGCGTTCGAGCTGACCGGCCCGGCGCTGCTGGCCCTGGCGGAGAACCGCACCAGCGCCGACCCGCTCGACGACCCGGCGGTCGTCGCCGCCGTACGGGAGGCGGTCGCCGCCGAACCCGCGGTGGTCCGCGCCCATCTCGGTCCGGGCCGGGCCGACGGCACCGTCGCTCTGGTCCTCGCCCCCGACGCGGTGCCGGCCGAGGCCGTCCGGCGGGTCGCCGAGGCCCTGTCGGCCAGTGAGGTGCTGCGGGCCAGGCTGGTGCGCGGCATCGACCTGGCGCTGCTGCCGGCCGGCGCCGCCGCCCCGGGCGAGCCCCTGTTCAGCCGCTGA